Genomic segment of Phalacrocorax aristotelis chromosome 16, bGulAri2.1, whole genome shotgun sequence:
ATGTGAAAACTGTTGTTTCTAATAAAGTGACTGTAAAGTCTAACGCTGAAAATTCCACTAAGACTGCAATTAGtaaaagaactaaaaaatcCCAGTCCTCTAGTTCAGATTCTGACTCAAGTACAGAGGATGAGAAAGTGGCAACAGCGCAAGACGGTACTGCAAAGGAAAAGTCACTGCCTAACAATGCGGCAGCTGTAAAGACCAGTACCACCAAGGCTCCCAAAGCAAAGACCTCCTCTTCAGAGTCTGATAGTTCAGATTCAGAAACGCttgttattaaaaaacccacagcaaacACTGGACTGAGTAATTCCATAGTAAGAAACTGTACTAAACAGTTGCCAAccagtattcaaggaccacttgCCAGTCCAGGTCGTGGAAGGGGGCGTGGAACAGGAGAGGATAACTTCTGGAGAGGACCTAGGGGCCGTGGGTTTCGTGGGATGATGAGGGGCCAAGGCCGTGGGAGAGGAGCAAACCCTGGCTTCTTCTATAACTACAGCAGTGAAGGCCAGAAACAGAGGCAGTTAAATGAAGCTGCGACAAACACTTCTGTTCTTGTCCAGGTGAGTGGCTTACACAGTCATAGGTCACCTTTCTCTTGCAGCTTTAACTATACAAAATATGTGTAGGATTAGAGTAAtttgtaaaagcagaaatagaTTAGTAGGATAAAGGTTGAGCTTAACTTAGTAAATCTGATATTTACTGTATCTCCATTTAGCAGCCTGAGGAACTGTTTCTGAAACAATATTTAAGTGATTGTATTATATATCTCAAAACAAAGCACTCTGATATGTACCTTACTCTTCTCAGAATGTCTTACAttgtcttctggttttattaatACAGTAACTAAATCAATGggtttactgttttttttccacagaatccCGTGGAAGTCCCCAAGAGAGACTATAGTGTGTTACCTCTTCTAGCTGCCCCACCACAAGTGGGAGAAAGAATTGCCTTCAAGGTAAAGAACTTGTAAAATATTGAATGTTAGCAGGCTAAAATAGTTTCATTTGGGCCACTGTAAGTTTTCCAGGACACACTACAGATAGCGTAGTCCTGACAGCCAAAAGCTTACACTTGAAGAGCTTAATTTTACATTGGTCTGGAACCATCAACCTAGAAGTGAGTTAGGAAGTAGCCTTCAACCTActtatttgctcttttttaaaaactttttttaaaaaacttaaaccTAAGTTTTAAAAACTTAGGTTCAGCACCTAAAATGTCTCGTGTCTAATGTTTGTAggcatttctgaaagcattCGCTTCTCTCTTGCTGTCTTTCTGACCTGATAGTTTCCGATACAACAGAACCCGTTACAGCTTCTGTTGTCGGCTctaaaaaattcttttgttgtAAAGTCTGATGTTGGTTTTTACAAAGGTTTGGAGCATGTGTGTAagttaaatgcatttctttagACATCCCGTGTTTGTATAATACAAAGAAATGTTGTTTCCACTGTCATTTCAGTGTGAATTTCTGTGTATGCTTGTACAAGGACTCTCTTAGCTAGCACACAAGTCAGTCCACAAATAACAGAATGTTCTCCACAAAGTGTCTGTGTCTCTGCTGTGGGCACTTTTTCAAGGTTTATGTTTAAATAAGAATGCTGGAAAGAAGCATGCTACCCCTTTCCTTCCAACATGCAAGGAAAGTCAGCATTAAAAGTAGAtgctataaaaacaaaaacaaaattctctgttatttctttctatAGCATTTCTACAGTATTATTGCAAATCTTGCCATACAGATAATTACACTTCACTGCACAAtcaaaaagtaaatgaaaatgaaatcacTGCAGTTGAGGAGGCTGGGATCCGTCTCCCTGATCTCCTTACACAGCCTGACCTGACTATAAATGCTTCGGAGCAGTGAGTCCTGGAAGACAACCTGTGACTGTTAGGCGTCAGGATCCAGGAGTTGGATACGTGGTTCTTGCACTTTCTTGCTGAAGAAACCATGTCTGGGTGTAGGTGGCATCATCAAGAATCAGGAAAAGttgtaatttattatttgtatttcattcaaCAGCGCTTGGAACTAACTGAAAATTACAGTCCTGAAGTTTCAGACTATAAGGtactgttcttctttcctcccttcatTCACTCACAAAACTATTACAGGTGAGGTAAGgcttaaatattttgatgttGTGTAgtattttgcttatttaaaaaaaaaaactaaacccgcagccaatattaaaaaaatattttagagatgAGAAAAAATGCAGACCTTCAAGTAGAAAAATGTGGCTGTGTTCAAGTCTGCTGCTGTCTGAAGTCAAGGCAAATCCGTGAAACCGATGCAAGTAAAATTTGGTTTATTGATGGCAGTAACTGCAGATTGTTGAGATTTAATACTTCGCAGATTTTGTACATAGATTAAAATTTGACAGATATACTTCCTCTAACTGTGATCTAGTATCGTGGTGGTTGTAATACAGAACAGTTACCTAGTCCTGAAGTATATCTTGtctgattcttttctttttgctttatgaaggaggggaaaataatCAGTTGGAATGCTAATGAAAAACAGATCGAGCTTGAGATCCTTTCGTCATCAGCAGAACAACGTACGTACCCTGGGACACCAAATGCTTGTTGTCATGTGCATCACTTGGAAAACAGCTAGTCTGAGGCACAGTTTGTGTTTCAGGAGTATTTCTAATTTCCTTGGGCTTCTTCTCAACacacccctcccctcctcacTCCCTCCCTAAAAAGTCTGTTTAAATTGAGAAATCTAACACTTGCGAGTTGTCCTGAAGGTGCTCGTAGGTATTTACAAAATAAGATTTGTCCAGTCAGTTATGAGGAGTCAGTAACTCATCTCCACTGTGGtttcatttcctgaaaaaaaaattattatggaaTTACAGAGAAAATTTTAGATCATAGGGCCATGCTTTGTGATATCAGTGAagccactgacttcagtggatgTGGAACTGAGTCCCTGCATGACAAAGTGCACTTCAGACACCTGAAACTATGAAGGTCTCTGCCACTGGATGTATATACTGCAGTTGCCATTTAAGCCACAATTAATGAATCATCATCATGTGAGGATTTTTCTCAAATTTAGACAGCGTGTTGTTGATTAGCTTTTTCATGCATATAGTTACATTAGGTAATTACCTTAATTTTGGTGTGTAGTATTCAGTTCcacctcagatttttttttttggttacaGTTACAAACCCAAACACCGCTTTCTAAATACAGTAAACATTTAAACCTTTTTGCTTATAGTTAATggagttgtttgtttgtttttcagttgctAAAGAGCCAGGGAAATTCGATCTGGTTTACCAGTCTGCAGATGGAGCAGAACTGATAGAGTACGCTGTTCCCCAGGACACAAAGGTATGTGGGTGTCCTCTTCTGAAGCCTGTTACAACTTTTGTGTAGCTGATACATGCCCTGCTTTATGACTCCATTGATCTTGGTGAGATTCCCTTTATAATAATGCATCTGACtaaaatggaagcaaaagtAATTGTTCCTTTCTAGCAAGAATGTGTATGATTACAAGATAAGAATCACTTATTGCATGTTATTCAATTAACTAGATTCAAAAACAGCTGTCAAACTGTGTAACTTTTTGCTTTGGCTAATAAACAATATCAGGCCTAGGTAGTACTCTACCTAGTCTGCTCAGCTCTTACAAGGTTGTTCATTCCATGCACTGTTTTTCTTACCTGCCTCCTTCCTTACCCAGGATGTCAGGCAGGTTGAGGGTCATTAGGATCGACGAATCACATGAAGGATCTGTGATCTTCGTTCGGTAGTGCTGTTCAAGTCTAAACAAAGCATAATGCAGGAGAAATTGCATCGGTCCGTATAGCTCATACATGCCAGGTAttgtctgtgttttgttttcagataacTGAAAGTTGGGATGCCCTGATAGAGCCAAGACTGATTGTTGAGCCTCCAGTTAACGGATCCAGCATTGAAAATGGAACAATCTAATGTGAACAAATGTAAATAATGGTACGGACTTGTTTTGTGAAATGCTGGCTTCTAGTTCTGAGGGCAGCAGATGCACTGGTGGgtgtttttaataaatggttttaaaaagaaactatgccaaaagaaacacttttttcttagTATATGTTTTTATGTAATATGGAATACTTTGTTTATTATAGGAAGTCTTTAATATAGAtctgtgttgtgggttttttttaatagaagctTAATAACAATTTTATATCCTACAGCTGCGAGCTGCAGAACTGGAATGGTTTAATCAAAAAGATGAAATATGACCTTGTACTGTCAGTAATTCCATCTAAACATCTGGGTTTGGCTGGAGCTGTATAGTTGCCATACAGAGGTAGTTTGCTGTAAggataaaaacatttaaaaattaaatatgaatattGATGAAATGCACCTCTCTTCCTCTACAGCTGCAGAACGTGATACAAATGCCGTGACCTTGCAGTTATTTACAGGGTTCACCTGAACATGTCAAGAAAAGCTTATGGATTTCACACTTCTGTAATTTTGAGAGGCAGATAAATAGTATTGGTAACTGTCAGCTTTGCCTACAATGAGTGGAATATAACATGAATCCCTGGCAAAATTGTGTCCCACTGTGTTAATCTGTGTAGGCTCTGAAAAcctgtttgtttgttctgaAGCAAACCTTTTTGCCCTTTATGTGCTGAAGTTTCTGTGCtggctttcttctttccttcttaatAGCAGAGTGCGTCGCCAGGTGGTGGCAATACGCTTCACTGACATCTCTGCCGATTCTTAGCATTGAGGTAGTACCTCGTACCCATGTAGTACTTGCATCTTGGCAAGTCTTACCATTTAAGACAATCCCTGTCCTGGGTAGTTGACTCTTAAACAGaggacatggaaaaaaaaaccctagataCAAACAAGCAATTGTAGAATTGTACATCATGGTTTAGCTAACATGTACTCTGACTAGTGCATGATTGCATAAAGAGATTGCACACCTTTGCGTTATCCCTATTAAAATGTCTTGTTTGTGGAGGAATAATTTTCATAGAGTAAAACTGATTTGTGTATTGTGGTTCTCTTTAGTTGCcattattttatgttaaaatttgttttttggAGAAATGGACGGTTGGATTCATGCCTGGGTATTCCTGTGAactggacaaaaagaaaatttcaggcACTCTAGCACAATCATGCTGAGACAGCTGGGATTAATGAGGATATTTCTTTCTAAAGGAAATTGTTAATTTTGAATTCTTACTTGTGTTTGGCTTTTTCAATTTTGtatttcacagcattttagAGCAGGATTCACCTTATTCAATTGCCTACAGTGCATTTTGGCTGGAAATGAGCTGGCTAGAGGGTCCCTCTGGCTGTAACAGATGGTTAAAAACAAataccaccccccaccccctcccccgaGGGAGGATGTTTTGAAGATAACAATGGGTAAATAAAACTCAAGATTTTATCAAGTGTAGGAGAAACTCCTGTTTCAATGCACAATGTACATCAAATCCAGTAAATGCCGTCTGATGGAGCTGGTTGACGGCCCTCCCTGTCACACCCATGCGCCTTCTCTTGACAGAGCCGCACAAGGTTCCTCATACGCAGGCAGccagccagggcagggctggggtgctAAATGGGTGACAAACACAGACTGGGGCAGAACACGCACGTGAATGCCAGAGAGAGCTGGTGATGCTCTGAACAAAccctttttccttgctttctgtcGCTGGAGTTTTGGGGTCCTTTGCAAGCCCCAttgctggggcagccccagctgccagTCCTGGGGGCTCCTTCCCACCCTCCTCTACGCATTTTAGCATTATGGGCTTGTTTTAaaagtgttactttttttttaccaaattCTAGTCTCATGACTCAAAATGTGAGGATGTGTTTGAGCTAGAAAGCTGCTGTCACATGCACAACACGCTGTAGGGCTACAGACACGATGGGTGCCTGCAGCTAGAGGCTGGCAGCCAGAACCTGATCAAGAGATCCTGAAGACCTGAGAGTTCTCTGCTGTGACTATGCTGAGTAGGTGTCAGCTCTTTAGGAATTTGGGGTTATTTATCATTTTGATGGGAAAATCATACCTTGGAATATTAAATCCAAAGAAGTCAAAGAATGTCAGAATATGTGTCTTGATGATTGCTCAGCCAAATGTAGAGAGGCACAATTTGTTCTGCTGTGCTTCTGACTTCCTGCTCCAACTCCAGCGCTTTCAACGCACAATATCTGGGCAAAGGGTTAGATTTAGTTCAGAACCACGTGAAGACATTCTCAAGTACCTGCAAGGAAGCAAAGAGAGTAGTAACTTCAGTATCTATTTAAATGGTAaatttcttccatattttttaatgttaaatattgTTGGTTTTTAGATGGCAGGAGTGGTTGGGCTTACTCAGAATCTCCAGCTCTCTGACAATGGAGAACTTAAATTGCTCATCTGAACTGTAAATATCCTGTGTTCTGCTCCAGAAGCAAAAGATAACGATTGTGAGGGTGTATATTTACCCTTTATGTTTGCATACCTTTGCCTGCATGAGTTAGACACCAGATGAGTGCTGCAGGAAACACAGGGAAGATGTTGAGCCTTTGAAAGATGGTGTGGCCTAGTCCAGATAAGCCCAGAAAGAAGTGCTTCATTCACctatagaaaaataagaaatgttgtatagaaatgaaatttttaaaatgaaattaaatgaaaataaatgtacagaaaaatgagaacagaattAACAGCTGCACTTGGGTCCCGTCTCGGGTAACACACGCCACACAGCTCAGGAAGAATGTTCCTTTGCAGTCACTGTCGAGCAACACCTCTGAGGTAGCTCAGGTGTTTCCATCCCCTCCGGCAGCAGTTACAAAGTCCTGCTCTGCATACCCCATCAAAGCTGTGTGTAAGTGGACCCATGTCCATCTCGTAGAAACTCCTCCACCCTCAAGCAGATTACATACTTGATCCCTGAACTTGCGCTCCTCTGCCAAAGCCACGGCAGCTCTGAATGCCTCCTGTTGTCCTTTCTGCACCATCACCAAGTGAATAAAGCCCGTGACATGTGACTCCTCCCCAGTTCATCCTGCAGGAGTGTTACGAGACAGGAGCAGATCACTGATGTAGGTAGAAGTCAACATTATCTGTGTAACGTAGGTTTACAAAGACCGCTCAGATATAATTTAGTCTTCCAAAATGATGGGCTAgggatttctttaaaagcactATGACAGACCGCCAGTGCCTCTTTTGAGTGCTTTATGTGATTCCGGAACATTTTTTGAAGTCTCTGAGGTCTAATGCCAACACAGAAACCCCACAATTCCCTGCTAATACTTTTTTAACGACATTACAAGGAACACCAGCAGTTCTCCACACTAAGTGTCCTTTGGCCACTGGAAATGCAGTTGGGAGCAgatggctgcttctgctgcagaccACCAGGCTCTGTTTAACTTCGGGGGGGATCACAGGTTTGCGCCAGGCTGCTCCATTTCATCCATGCTGCCGGTGTCAGTGGAGAAGCCTGGAGGGCACTGAGGCAGTCCCTGGGACACCAGCAGACAGGGCAGAAGAGGCCACTGGAAGAATTTGGAGTCAAGTTAGTTAAGACAGGAGCAGTTGCACACATTGCTATTCAGCATCCGATGTTTGTGgtagaaacagaaattattcaACAGTTagactgagggaaaaaaagaaaaattgagcAAGTATCTTCTGTTGAGGCAGTTTCCACACTTGCGCTGCAGTAACCCGTCTGCTTTACAAATACTGGATCAACAACAGCTTCTTTGGTCTTCAGCTGCCGGGTTAAGCGTGGCTTGGAGGAAAGCAGCCGGGGCTGGCGGCAGCTTGGCCCTGCGCAGGGTGAGAGTCGGGGTTCACATGCTCGCTTGGCCTCAAGCACACGCTCGCGGGCAGCGGCGaagagggcaggcagctgccggAGCGTCCGGAGCCTTCTCCTCGTCCCGTccgggaggggagcggggcggccggCAGGCAGCGCTCCCGCCGCGGTGGGGCGGGCACTCCGGTGGGCCTTCGCGTCCCAAGGGATTCCCTTTGCTTTAGAAACCAAACCCGAGACCTGCCGCGGCACAGCGGCTCCCCCCGGCTCGGGGGTCCTCCAGCGGGACGGCGgggccctgctgcctccccccgAGTCACGGCAGCCGCCCTGCAGCCACCCACGGCcccggcggggagggcggcggcgcccggagccccccccggcccggctcccccggcgcggcccggcccgccgctgccgcccgtCGGGCGGGCGGGTCCCGGGGCGCTGCCGGGGGCCGGTCCGGGGCTGCCGCCCctcccgccggggccggggcggggacAGGGCACGCATATTCCCGGAAAGCCCCAGCCCGAGTTTCGTTTCTCACTTCCCGAGGCAGCGGCAGCCGGGGCGATGGCGGCGTTGGCTCGGTCGCCGATGGAGCCGGGCCTGGCGGGGCTGGAGGACGAGCTGACCTGCTCCATCTGCCTCTGCCTCTTCAGCAGCCCCGTGACGGTGCCCTGCGGGCACAACTTCTGCGCCTCCTGCCTGGAGCTCTCCTGGGCCGGGCAGTCGGAGAACTTCAGCTGCCCGCAGTGCCGGGCCACCTTCGCGGGCCGCCCGCAGCTGCAGAAGAACACGGTGCTGTGCCGGGTGGTGGAGCAGCTCCAGGGCTGcaccggggccgggggggccgaggtcgaggaggaggaggcggcggcggcgggctgcGGGGCGGAGGCGCCCCCCATCTACTGcgacagctgcctgcaggcgCCGGCCGTGCAGACGTGCCTGACCTGCACCGCCTCCTTCTGCCCCGAGCACCTGC
This window contains:
- the COIL gene encoding coilin, coding for MAAAAGSPLRLRLLFDYPPPGSPGCALCWLLLEPSQVRLVTDLISLIRHRFGFSRRARLSLFLEGALLPPTESARLVRDNDSLRVKLEEIVADDFEEIDDGFSYAPKEDKKRRRQKQDEEECSRNGEDEHKREKKKSKHNPEYSSCREETSVDICDSQKRYKKRKRKEEVSGRNRLTEGKEGSSTDQSKQLKKMEREKQLATKKKDEKQIKAAAPKTALEQANESFSLNSGKNNTKKFTTQSRKKRVGASDSSSTSSDSDSSELNLKQNKSSHKPVAATLPRDKSQAAANSDVKTVVSNKVTVKSNAENSTKTAISKRTKKSQSSSSDSDSSTEDEKVATAQDGTAKEKSLPNNAAAVKTSTTKAPKAKTSSSESDSSDSETLVIKKPTANTGLSNSIVRNCTKQLPTSIQGPLASPGRGRGRGTGEDNFWRGPRGRGFRGMMRGQGRGRGANPGFFYNYSSEGQKQRQLNEAATNTSVLVQNPVEVPKRDYSVLPLLAAPPQVGERIAFKRLELTENYSPEVSDYKEGKIISWNANEKQIELEILSSSAEQLAKEPGKFDLVYQSADGAELIEYAVPQDTKITESWDALIEPRLIVEPPVNGSSIENGTI